The proteins below come from a single Zhouia spongiae genomic window:
- a CDS encoding SusC/RagA family TonB-linked outer membrane protein, producing the protein MKIRLTSNLFDYRLRLLRFIMKVFMFLFCVTLFGFSPNSGFSQDAEILIDRDQNISVEQVFNLIKSQTNYTFIYSNDQINAIPDVKLEKGIIKAGALLVKVLKPMHLTYEFANNTIIVKKEKAAPQIMINGVVTDPSGLPLVGATVVVTNNEPKAGAPVNKDFILRGTATDFDGRFSLQANEGDFIYVSMMGFEFQYKPIIAGVTTYNFSLKEDVNALEEVLVVGYGTTKRKDLTGSVGSVKSEEIVQVKTQTVDQALVGRMTGVHVSAQAGAPGSGAVVHIRGLSQLIGDNQPLYVVDGVPITINPRFADGTGLGVFGDRENPLLAINPADIERVDVLKDASAAAIYGSRAANGVIVITTKRGKRNQAPRFNFSYSTTIQNPLRTFDALNTEQWVNDFLTPAGLIDQVTVGNANTDWQDKITNDNAVWNQYNFNVSGGSSKVNYLLSARVSDQEGLMLGNKFNRYNFTSSLDADVSDKLRVGFNISYNYSDNKQSGLSNLRTGALYRPDLEVYNDDGSFTQSVGTFGFMLNNPVGDDGEVRNVAISQNVLGSVYGEYKIADGLKFRSQLSLNLLNDHSKVFSPSFTLDALFESFYGASGALLGVNRSAGVTSSWANTLNFNKTFANDHSVDAVLGLSWDYSKLDLESQTYDGFPDDYILTDIRSAQNVHNYESDFNENALNSVFGRINYNYKEKYLATFTARYDGSSKFGPDNKHGFFPSGALAWNVHNESFLKDNGLISQLKLRASLGRTGSDNLPSFTYLAIYRALGNGDSEYDGVNGIVVEGVPNAGIRWEETDQLDLGLEFGLFNGRLNGEIVYFEKKTNDIILLTPIPGQTGASSWNSNVADVSNKGWEIELGGDIIRNENFRWNSSFNISFIDNNVEALHGGATSSFGSTGITEGEPVGYILGYDVVSVAQTPEEITTLNAGAPDGNYYSGLTQPGDYIYRDVNGDGEITNADRISLGDINPAYYGGWNNNLSYKNWDFTFNFNFVQGNEKYWREGAEIAGINRAYENKTTHIYDLWTPENTDAEYARLGSSTHGYSTATSRDVKDGSYIKLRSASIAYNFNQDWLQKVGISNVRFSLTGNNLFTITSYPGIDPESINTQRGGSTIDLISDQGYSYPQARTFTLGVNISL; encoded by the coding sequence ATGAAAATTAGACTAACCAGCAATCTGTTTGATTACAGATTAAGACTACTTCGGTTTATCATGAAAGTATTTATGTTTTTGTTTTGCGTTACCCTCTTCGGTTTTAGTCCGAATAGCGGATTTTCACAGGATGCTGAAATCTTGATTGACAGAGATCAGAATATTTCTGTTGAACAGGTTTTTAACCTGATCAAATCGCAGACAAATTACACGTTTATTTACAGCAACGATCAAATAAATGCTATTCCCGATGTTAAACTGGAAAAAGGAATTATAAAAGCCGGAGCATTGCTTGTAAAAGTGTTGAAACCGATGCACTTAACGTATGAGTTTGCAAACAATACCATTATTGTTAAAAAAGAAAAGGCTGCTCCTCAGATTATGATCAACGGGGTTGTGACCGATCCGTCCGGATTACCACTTGTCGGCGCAACGGTAGTAGTGACCAACAACGAACCCAAAGCAGGTGCTCCTGTGAACAAAGACTTTATACTGAGGGGAACCGCAACCGATTTTGACGGGAGATTTTCTTTGCAAGCCAATGAAGGAGACTTTATTTATGTAAGCATGATGGGATTCGAATTTCAGTATAAGCCTATAATTGCCGGGGTTACTACGTATAATTTTAGCCTTAAAGAAGACGTAAATGCGCTGGAAGAAGTTCTGGTTGTGGGGTATGGAACAACAAAAAGAAAGGACCTGACCGGGTCGGTAGGTTCTGTTAAATCAGAAGAAATTGTTCAGGTAAAAACACAAACGGTCGATCAGGCTTTAGTGGGGAGAATGACCGGAGTGCATGTTTCTGCTCAAGCCGGAGCTCCCGGAAGTGGTGCTGTTGTCCATATTAGAGGACTTAGCCAGTTGATCGGTGATAACCAGCCACTGTACGTAGTAGACGGGGTTCCTATTACTATTAACCCCAGGTTTGCAGATGGTACAGGACTAGGCGTTTTCGGCGACAGGGAAAACCCGTTATTAGCTATAAACCCGGCAGATATCGAGCGGGTAGATGTGCTTAAAGATGCTTCGGCAGCTGCTATTTACGGATCAAGAGCCGCGAATGGCGTTATTGTTATTACGACTAAACGGGGAAAACGAAATCAGGCACCCAGGTTTAACTTTTCATATAGTACAACCATTCAGAATCCGTTGAGGACTTTTGACGCCTTAAACACTGAGCAATGGGTAAATGATTTTTTAACACCGGCAGGGTTGATCGATCAGGTGACCGTTGGAAATGCAAATACCGATTGGCAGGATAAGATTACAAACGATAATGCTGTTTGGAACCAGTACAATTTTAATGTAAGTGGAGGGTCTTCCAAAGTTAACTACTTATTATCGGCAAGAGTATCAGACCAGGAAGGACTTATGCTAGGTAATAAGTTTAACAGGTACAACTTTACGAGTAGTTTAGATGCTGATGTATCAGATAAACTAAGGGTCGGGTTTAATATCAGTTATAATTATTCAGACAATAAACAATCAGGATTGAGCAACCTCCGCACCGGCGCACTATACCGGCCGGATCTGGAAGTGTATAACGATGATGGTTCATTTACTCAATCTGTAGGCACATTTGGGTTCATGTTGAACAACCCTGTCGGAGATGATGGAGAAGTAAGAAACGTAGCCATCTCTCAAAATGTTTTGGGTTCTGTTTATGGAGAATATAAAATTGCAGATGGTCTAAAATTCAGATCGCAGCTAAGCCTTAACCTGCTCAATGATCATTCTAAGGTTTTTAGTCCGTCATTTACATTAGATGCCCTTTTCGAAAGTTTTTATGGAGCAAGCGGCGCGTTACTGGGGGTCAATCGTAGTGCGGGTGTAACCTCTTCTTGGGCAAATACACTTAACTTTAATAAGACTTTTGCCAACGATCATTCTGTCGATGCCGTACTCGGATTGTCTTGGGACTATTCTAAGCTCGATCTGGAATCACAAACCTACGACGGGTTTCCTGACGATTATATATTAACGGATATAAGATCGGCTCAGAATGTACATAATTATGAGAGTGATTTTAATGAAAATGCCTTGAATTCTGTTTTTGGAAGGATAAACTATAACTATAAAGAAAAGTATCTTGCTACATTTACAGCGCGTTATGACGGTTCGAGTAAGTTCGGACCGGACAATAAACACGGTTTTTTCCCTTCCGGAGCACTGGCCTGGAATGTGCATAACGAAAGTTTCCTGAAAGATAACGGTCTTATCAGTCAGCTAAAATTACGTGCCAGTTTGGGACGTACAGGGTCCGATAACCTGCCTTCGTTTACCTATTTAGCGATATACAGGGCACTTGGAAACGGAGATTCTGAATACGACGGTGTAAACGGGATCGTAGTAGAAGGTGTGCCAAATGCGGGTATCCGCTGGGAAGAGACCGATCAGTTAGATCTAGGCTTAGAGTTTGGCCTGTTTAACGGCAGATTGAACGGAGAGATCGTCTATTTTGAAAAGAAAACGAACGATATTATACTTTTAACCCCCATACCGGGACAAACAGGGGCTTCTTCATGGAACTCAAATGTGGCAGATGTAAGTAACAAAGGTTGGGAAATCGAATTGGGAGGAGATATTATCAGAAATGAAAATTTCAGATGGAACTCGTCTTTTAATATTTCCTTTATTGATAATAATGTCGAAGCTTTGCATGGTGGAGCTACCTCTAGTTTTGGGAGCACCGGTATTACCGAAGGAGAGCCTGTAGGGTATATTTTGGGATACGATGTTGTGTCTGTTGCACAAACCCCGGAAGAAATTACAACATTAAACGCGGGAGCTCCGGATGGCAATTATTATTCCGGGTTAACCCAGCCGGGAGATTATATTTATAGAGATGTAAATGGCGATGGCGAGATTACTAATGCTGATCGTATTTCTTTGGGCGATATTAATCCGGCCTATTATGGCGGGTGGAATAACAACCTGAGTTATAAGAACTGGGACTTTACCTTTAATTTTAATTTTGTTCAGGGGAACGAAAAGTATTGGAGAGAAGGCGCTGAGATAGCCGGGATAAACAGGGCTTACGAAAATAAAACCACTCATATTTACGATCTGTGGACACCTGAAAATACAGATGCAGAGTATGCCCGCCTGGGGTCTTCAACCCATGGTTATAGTACAGCAACCAGCAGAGATGTAAAAGACGGGAGCTATATAAAGTTACGATCAGCTTCTATAGCTTATAATTTTAATCAGGATTGGTTGCAGAAGGTGGGCATATCCAACGTGCGTTTTTCGTTAACAGGAAATAACCTGTTTACAATAACCAGTTATCCGGGTATCGATCCTGAGAGTATAAACACCCAAAGAGGAGGGAGTACTATCGATTTAATTAGCGACCAGGGATATTCATACCCGCAGGCGAGGACCTTTACCCTTGGTGTTAATATCAGCTTATAA
- a CDS encoding FecR family protein gives MNMQKEEAIELIGKYLTNSINLFELERLSEWLDDGRNKIIFEEQVRLNYAVDFNLTTYNLTGMKKVLEAKIEKEHTERIKRKRKLWYAAVASLAAVLTIAFFALKANMSEHGLEFGKEKRQVVSISPGENKAVLVLENGENVILEPGKVYKTEKVASNGQSLVYNDKFHAKEKEIRYNELTVPRGGQFQLELTDGTKVWLNSESKLKYPVSFENAGERKVLLLYGEAYFEVSPSSFNNDKPFLVTTEDQEVKVLGTEFNIRANPDDENVYTTLVEGRVNINNGTVNKNITPGEQSVFNISDGTLNVARVDVNNTISWKHGYFNFDKMTLEEMMKILSRWYNFEYLFEQKELKTKIFSGFLKREDDISKLLTYLERTEEVKFKQDNDVLIITK, from the coding sequence ATGAATATGCAAAAAGAAGAAGCCATAGAACTTATCGGGAAGTATTTAACAAACTCGATCAATTTATTCGAACTGGAACGCCTTTCGGAATGGTTGGATGATGGCCGGAATAAAATAATTTTTGAAGAGCAGGTTAGGTTGAATTATGCTGTGGATTTTAATCTGACAACCTATAATCTGACCGGTATGAAAAAAGTGCTCGAAGCCAAAATAGAAAAAGAACATACCGAAAGAATTAAAAGAAAAAGGAAGCTATGGTATGCCGCAGTAGCCTCTTTGGCAGCAGTTTTGACAATTGCTTTTTTCGCACTGAAAGCCAATATGTCTGAACACGGTTTGGAGTTTGGAAAAGAAAAAAGACAGGTAGTGTCTATTTCTCCCGGGGAAAATAAGGCTGTTCTGGTGCTTGAGAACGGGGAAAATGTAATTCTCGAACCCGGAAAGGTGTACAAAACGGAGAAGGTTGCCAGTAATGGCCAAAGCCTGGTATACAACGACAAGTTTCATGCTAAAGAAAAAGAAATAAGATATAATGAACTGACCGTCCCGAGGGGAGGTCAATTTCAGCTTGAACTGACCGATGGCACCAAAGTTTGGCTTAATTCGGAAAGTAAACTTAAATACCCTGTAAGTTTTGAAAATGCAGGAGAGCGGAAGGTACTGTTATTGTATGGAGAAGCTTATTTTGAGGTAAGCCCGAGCAGCTTTAATAACGACAAGCCGTTTTTGGTGACTACGGAAGATCAGGAGGTAAAAGTACTGGGGACAGAATTCAATATCCGTGCGAACCCGGATGACGAGAATGTGTACACCACTCTTGTAGAAGGCAGGGTGAACATCAACAACGGAACGGTCAACAAGAATATCACACCGGGAGAACAATCGGTTTTTAATATATCTGATGGTACTTTAAATGTAGCCAGGGTAGATGTGAACAATACGATTTCATGGAAACACGGGTACTTCAATTTTGATAAAATGACATTGGAGGAAATGATGAAAATCCTTTCCCGCTGGTACAATTTTGAATATTTATTTGAACAGAAGGAATTAAAAACCAAAATATTCTCGGGATTCCTTAAAAGAGAAGACGATATAAGTAAATTATTGACCTATCTGGAAAGAACAGAAGAAGTAAAATTTAAACAGGATAACGATGTATTGATCATAACAAAATAA